One genomic window of Haliotis asinina isolate JCU_RB_2024 chromosome 4, JCU_Hal_asi_v2, whole genome shotgun sequence includes the following:
- the LOC137282604 gene encoding uncharacterized protein, translated as MVLKCIRLKYDTDKVNLDDTQISTEDLINRMSDTRYAGKGNLKNYKGTCSTTPLFRAGCPQYWEVKTRVGLERTPTETLLILEIGVCAEEEMDEMPYVARRPYAYSMTVGYCTAHKGICRKTCKGGNEVVHLPDTIPNTAGSSHTLHYGVVYDDSRKKIVFIDVKENKVMSTLDHVDCSEPLWPMFGVYNLTVSMGLVVGSDINMTEEKKEMIVEALS; from the exons ATGGTGCTGAAAT GTATACGTCTGAAGTATGACACAGATAAAGTAAACCTTGACGACACCCAAATCAGCACAGAAGACTTGATCAACAGGATGTCGGATACAAGGTATGCTGGGAAGGGGAATCTGAAGAACTACAAGGGTACATGCAGCACTACCCCCCTCTTCCGGGCTGGCTGTCCTCAGTACTGGGAGGTGAAGACCAGGGTCGGCCTGGAAAGAACACCCACGGAGACCTTGCTCATCCTGGAGATTGGCGTCTGCGCTGAGGAAGAGATGGATGAAATGCCCTACGTAGCCCGTCGTCCTTATGCCTACAGTATGACCGTCGGCTACTGTACTGCTCACAAGGGTATATGCAGGAAAACCTGCAAGGGTGGAAATGAAGTGGTGCATCTACCTGACACCATCCCCAACACAGCAGGGTCATCACACACACTGCACTACGGGGTTGTCTATGATGACTCCAGGAAGAAGATTGTGTTCATTGACGTAAAGGAGAACAAAGTGATGTCGACGTTAGACCATGTAGACTGTAGTGAACCACTGTGGCCGATGTTCGGGGTATACAACCTCACTGTCAGCATGGGACTTGTAGTGGGAAGCGACATCAACATGACAGAGGAGAAGAAAGAGATGATTGTCGAGGCACTGTCGTGA